In Engraulis encrasicolus isolate BLACKSEA-1 chromosome 24, IST_EnEncr_1.0, whole genome shotgun sequence, a single genomic region encodes these proteins:
- the LOC134441729 gene encoding interferon-induced protein with tetratricopeptide repeats 2-like, protein MAGYDLHRELKRMECHFNWQLDCRTSSTLKKLQQNLEDRLRCGCSWMRHLYNDLGYVLHAQGLEDEALEVLIKGQKYIKAETEDQEDCSLLINQANMAWVYYHKGELEKSRACLEEVRRLQQEFLTPKGSQVHPVLSAQKGWTLMRFENSHKRRAIECFKMALAGDPEKKNFHKGLALAMQKNDFKANPEQREMIDQLRVARDMYENEDVCLGALYLMSLLAHGDKCEEALDEANKLADKLIKSGRISGLSNLSSLYTYHLKNYDKAISVTEEMQEKFPQSTRVTKNLASCLKFKEYARIPAGHTDAN, encoded by the exons ATGGC TGGCTATGACTTGCACCGTGAATTGAAAAGAATGGAGTGTCATTTCAATTGGCAATTAGACTGCCGCACCTCGTCTACACTGAAGAAACTTCAACAGAACCTTGAAGATCGCCTGAGGTGTGGATGCAGCTGGATGCGCCACTTATACAATGACCTTGGGTATGTCCTTCATGCCCAGGGCTTGGAAGATGAAGCCCTGGAAGTCTTAATCAAAGGACAAAAGTATATCAAGGCAGAGACAGAAGATCAGGAAGACTGCTCCCTGCTGATAAATCAGGCAAACATGGCCTGGGTCTATTACCATAAAGGAGAACTGGAGAAGAGTCGAGCTTGCCTGGAAGAAGTGAGAAGACTTCAGCAGGAGTTCCTGACCCCAAAGGGTTCCCAGGTGCACCCAGTGCTAAGTGCACAAAAAGGCTGGACACTGATGAGATTTGAGAACAGCCATAAGAGGCGTGCCATAGAGTGCTTCAAAATGGCTCTGGCAGGGGATCCTGAGAAGAAAAACTTCCACAAAGGTCTGGCCCTCGCCATGCAAAAAAATGACTTCAAAGCTAACCCAGAGCAAAGAGAGATGATTGATCAGCTGAGAGTTGCAAGAGACATGTATGAAAATGAAGATGTTTGTCTGGGGGCGCTTTATCTCATGAGCTTACTGGCACATGGTGATAAGTGTGAGGAGGCCCTGGACGAGGCAAACAAACTGGCAGACAAGCTGATTAAATCTGGAAGAATCAGTGGGCTGAGTAACCTTTCATCTCTTTATACATACCACTTAAAAAACTACGACAAAGCAATAAGTGTGACAGAAGAAATGCAGGAAAAATTTCCACAGTCCACCCGTGTAACTAAGAACCTTGCTAGCTGCCTGAAGTTCAAG GAGTATGCCCGTATCCCCGCAGGCCATACAGATGCTAATTGA